The nucleotide window TTCGGGCTGAGGAGCTCGATTATGCGGGAGTTAGTAACGATCGAGAGATGGCTTAATAGCCGGTTAGACAGGATTACCCGGCCAATAGTATTCATCCCAACAGTGTATGCGATATTATGTCACGGGCAGGCGTTCTCGTCACGTTCAGTTATCAGTTCCTCGCGGAACCCATCCAACTCGTCAGTTTCTGGCTGTCGGTATCGCTGCCGTTGGTGTACCTCCCCATCCTCTTCCACGGGTTGAAAGACAGCCTGTTTCCGGTCTTCTTCGGTCTCCTCGTTCTGCACGGGTTGACGCTGTTTCTCGGGCACGGACACGGACATGGACACGGGCACCAAGGGTAGGAGGTGTGAGCCACTCCGGCCGATGTGGTTGAAAAGATAGACCGTCACGTCGCCACCGGATTGTAACGTTCAAAGCGAATCGTCTCGAAGCGGAACCATGCACGTCGTTCACCGACGGGATGGGGAGGAACGGACGCTCGTCGCACACGTCGAACCTGTGGATTCGCTTCGGTCGCGTGTCGAAGGGCTCGTTCGACTCGCCGTTCGTGACGACTACGGATTGGTGTTCGAGTTCGGTTCGGTCGGCGACCGTCGCGCTTCGACAGTGGCGACGCCGCTGGCGCTCGACGTGGTGTGGACGGAAAACGGGGAAGTGACGAACGTCGCTCGATTACCCCGCTGGACGGGGACGGCGCGTGGAACGGGAGATCGTGTGTTCGAGTTCTCGGGTGGTGTCGTGCGTAACGTCCGACCGGGTGACGAACTCGTGACGAGTCAGGCCCAGTCGTCGCGCTCGACGGAGTAACACCCACACTCGGGGCACACTTGGTACTCCACCGAGAAAGCGGTCTCACACCGTTTGCATTCGTACGGCCGATCCGGTTCCGTATCCGTACCGAGCCGTCGTAGCAATCCCATGGCTCGCGTTTCGGCGGTGAGCACCAAATAGTTCATCAGAGTGGAGTGAAAGTGAAAACAGCCACGAAGCGAACGAATACCGTCTCGGAAGGCCGAAGGCGGGTAACCGATGTCGGACGGTGTCTATGCGGATTCTCGCCGACCCCTCGAAGGGTACTCGACGTTACTGGTTCTCTCGTCCCTCTGTTCGTCCGAACCTCGGACAATCGGGTGCCGTGTCCGCGGAACGGGCGCAAGGGGCCGTCACGGGTTGGAAGACACGAGTCACGTGGAGACGGCACCATACCGTGTGTCAGGTCACTATGTGTCGTTTAGTTCCCTGCGTCCGTCCGCATCCCCATCGAACCACGGCAGTTAAAAGGAGATTTTGACCAGTTTCTCAAAACGGATTCAGTCGGCGTCGATGGCGTCCATCGTCGTTCCCACCGCGGCCGCGACGCTGTCCGGGAGCGTCGTGACCACCGCGTTGCCAGCACGTTCCCGCTCCACGAGGCCGTCGTCGGCGAGACGTTCCAAGTGATACGAGACGGTGCCGGGGGTCCGGTCGAGCGCGTCCGCGAGGTCGGAGACGCTCGCGGGACCGTCACGGGCGACCGTTTCGAGCAGGGTGGCAGTCGCCTCGTCCGAGAGCGAGGCGGCCAACGCGGGGTTGTCGTCGCCAGCGGGGTTCACCCGACGCTTTCCGCGGACGGTGGTCGTCTCGACCAACTTTTCCTCCTGCAGAATCCTGACGTGGTAGCGAACCGTCGAACGCGGAATGTCGGTTTCCTCGCTCAGTGCCGACAGGGAGAGTCCAGGTTCCTCGGCGACGGCAGCGTATATCGTGGCCCGCGTGGCGTTGTTGAGCGGGTTCGACCCGTCGTACCGACTGTAGCTCCCGACGGTTATCGAACCGGGTGCTTCGTCGATATCGGCGTACTCCATCGCCGACGCGGGTCCGTTCGGGATGGGGAAGCCGTGCGAACCGACGCCGAAGGGGTCATTGAGGGACGCTGCGTTCGAATGTCGCTGTGCTGGTGGTGTATGGTGTACCGGCGTGTCCGCTACCGGTTCGTCTGCTATTGGTGTGCTTGCCACCGCTGGGACGACGAACCCGAGAGGGACCGTCGCAACGAGGAGCAGGGCGGTGAACACCACGATTGTACGATGGCGAGGTCGGAACATGATTTACCTTTCTTCGTGGTCGTCTGAGATATGTTGTGGGAACCAGAGGAGTATCGTTCTTTTGGTGGGGTTCAGTGGAAAAAAGGTGAATGAAAACCGGAGCGCGTGCAAAAATGGGTTATTTTCGCTCGTAGGCGATTAGTTTCATTTCGCGAACTTTCGTTCCGTCCTCGTCGTAGATGACGCCGTACATGGCGGTCCCGTGATCGGGGGAGTAACACGCGTCGGTGAAGACGGAGCCGTTGATACGGATTTCGGCGTCGTAGCACGATATCCCCGCGATCGTCCGTTGTTTCGTTATCTCGTAGGTCATCGTCCCCTGTGAGGACGGGGACGTCCACGTGTTTCCGACGCGGAAGTCGTTACCGTAGATTCCGTTCGCCGAGGGCGAGAACATCGTCGTCATGAGGTACTGTCCGCCCGGCATGAACGCCAGTTGAACCAGGGCATCCTCGCGGGTGAACGTCGCCGTCTTCGACTGGGTCTCCCCTTGGTTCGTGAACGAACTCCGCATGGTGATGTTCTCGCCGTCTATCGACCGGATGTCCCAGACGAGTTTGCCGGTGCCGTCCTCCTCGTCGTACGTTTCGTACGTGTAGGTGCCCGAATGCTGGAACGCGAACGGGGTGAAGGCGTCGTCCTCCGACGCGTCCGGGGCGTCGTTCGAACCGTCGCCGTTCGAGTTATCGCCGGATCCCGACCCCGCCGACCCCGCATCGGGTGCGTTTCCGAGGTGACTCGAAATACCCGTACAACCGGCGAGAACGACGAGGGCCGCGACGGCCAGGGTGAGCGTGACTCGTCGCATTTTACGCGAGTCGGTCCGCCAGTGTTCCGAACACGGGGAGCGCGAACCGCTCGTTCGAGTACGCCTTGTACATCAGGAAGAGCCACGTCAGGAACGCCGCGAATCCCACCACGAGGTACGCCAGCGAGAACAACAGCGAGAGCAATCCACCCAGACGCGGGATGAACAGCAGGATCATCTGGACGATACTCATGCCGATGTAGATCACGAACATCCCGACGCCGAAGACAATGCTCTGGGCGGCGTGGAATCTGACGAATTTGTTGTCCCCTTCGATCAGGAAGAACAGGAGTCCAGTTATCGGACTGAGCAGATACGCGAGCGCCCCCGCGAGGTTCTCGTCGAGTCCACTGCCGGTTTCCGAGCCGGTCGATTCAGTAACGTCGGTCGTCGTTTTTGGTTCGACAGCCATGAACATAACTAGCAGTAGGAAATGATATAATTACGCAGTGGTATTTTCCCAGCTTACGGAACGAGGTCCGGAAAGCGAAACGTGTTTCGTGGTGTGAAACACTATACCATAGAAACACCATGGAGGAGACATGAGCGACAGTGGGAACTCGGATATCGTCATCACTGCCGTCAAGCGGGCGAACACCCTCCGTGCGCTGCGCGACGGACCGGTCGCACGCTCCGATCTACAGGACGAAATCGGCGTCTCACGGACGACGACCCACCGAATCACGCGGGAACTCACCGACAAGTCGCTCATCCGCCGCGTCGATGGCCTGTACGAACTCACCCCGTTGGGACAACTCGTCGCGGGCGAAGTCGAGCATCTACGGGACACCGTCGAGATAGGCTTGCAGTTGGAACCCCTGCTTCCGTCGCTCGACCGAACCGACATCGACGTGGAGTTGCTCGCGGATGCGACGATAACCGTCCAAGAACCCGGCGATCCGTACCGGCCGGTGCGCCGGTTCATCTCCCTCCTGCGCGAGTCGGAGACGCTTCGCGGGTTCGACACCACCACCATCGCGCCGATGTACGTGGACGAAATCCGCGAAAGCATCCTCGACGGCATGCGGACCGAAGTCATCTACCTCTCAC belongs to Haladaptatus sp. R4 and includes:
- a CDS encoding DUF192 domain-containing protein, with the protein product MHVVHRRDGEERTLVAHVEPVDSLRSRVEGLVRLAVRDDYGLVFEFGSVGDRRASTVATPLALDVVWTENGEVTNVARLPRWTGTARGTGDRVFEFSGGVVRNVRPGDELVTSQAQSSRSTE
- a CDS encoding helix-turn-helix domain-containing protein, encoding MFRPRHRTIVVFTALLLVATVPLGFVVPAVASTPIADEPVADTPVHHTPPAQRHSNAASLNDPFGVGSHGFPIPNGPASAMEYADIDEAPGSITVGSYSRYDGSNPLNNATRATIYAAVAEEPGLSLSALSEETDIPRSTVRYHVRILQEEKLVETTTVRGKRRVNPAGDDNPALAASLSDEATATLLETVARDGPASVSDLADALDRTPGTVSYHLERLADDGLVERERAGNAVVTTLPDSVAAAVGTTMDAIDAD
- a CDS encoding DUF4870 domain-containing protein, with the translated sequence MAVEPKTTTDVTESTGSETGSGLDENLAGALAYLLSPITGLLFFLIEGDNKFVRFHAAQSIVFGVGMFVIYIGMSIVQMILLFIPRLGGLLSLLFSLAYLVVGFAAFLTWLFLMYKAYSNERFALPVFGTLADRLA
- a CDS encoding winged helix-turn-helix domain-containing protein, which produces MSDSGNSDIVITAVKRANTLRALRDGPVARSDLQDEIGVSRTTTHRITRELTDKSLIRRVDGLYELTPLGQLVAGEVEHLRDTVEIGLQLEPLLPSLDRTDIDVELLADATITVQEPGDPYRPVRRFISLLRESETLRGFDTTTIAPMYVDEIRESILDGMRTEVIYLSPVIDQLLDDHHEATVNAIESGQLELFVHDELPFGLVMFDDRVGVGGYDETGILRVFADTDDPAVRTWADDLYEAYREEAIPIQDHADWTG